In Virgibacillus sp. NKC19-16, a single genomic region encodes these proteins:
- a CDS encoding HAD family hydrolase encodes MTYNVLFLDIDGTILKPDHTYTDSTKDAILQAKNQGIEVFICTGRPLHEVDTLAGELNVESLIGYNGAYAVYQNETIIDEPIGQNLVHQFIKIANEYNHEIVMYTSEKNYFTSLDSTAVQQFNHVFQLSKNDVYTSDVADQIIGATVINVDPKEAALYELETNLRLSVVNIEGAPPSFDIIRENVNKGEAVNTILKRLNIPKEQAIAFGDGMNDKEMLQAVGEGFAMENAHPDLFAYAKHTTTSVTDSGIYHGLKKLGLVK; translated from the coding sequence ATGACCTACAACGTACTTTTTCTCGACATTGATGGAACGATTTTAAAACCTGATCATACGTATACAGATTCAACCAAAGACGCTATTTTACAAGCCAAAAATCAGGGCATTGAGGTTTTTATATGTACGGGGAGACCACTTCATGAAGTAGACACCCTTGCAGGAGAACTAAATGTGGAATCACTTATCGGCTACAACGGCGCGTATGCCGTTTATCAAAATGAAACCATTATTGATGAACCCATTGGCCAAAACTTGGTTCATCAATTTATAAAGATAGCTAACGAATATAATCATGAAATCGTGATGTATACCAGTGAAAAGAATTACTTTACATCATTAGACAGCACTGCGGTTCAACAATTCAATCACGTGTTTCAGCTATCAAAAAATGACGTATACACGAGTGACGTAGCGGATCAAATCATCGGTGCTACCGTGATAAATGTCGATCCTAAAGAAGCCGCGCTATATGAACTGGAGACAAACCTCAGGCTTTCTGTGGTGAATATTGAAGGAGCGCCTCCTTCCTTTGATATAATCCGGGAAAATGTGAACAAGGGAGAAGCGGTAAATACCATTCTTAAACGGTTGAATATCCCGAAAGAACAGGCAATAGCGTTTGGCGACGGAATGAATGACAAAGAAATGCTGCAGGCTGTCGGTGAAGGTTTTGCAATGGAAAACGCACATCCGGATCTCTTTGCCTATGCCAAACACACCACAACCTCTGTAACCGATTCTGGGATTTATCATGGATTGAAAAAATTAGGATTGGTAAAGTAA
- a CDS encoding chromate transporter, whose translation MKYWDIFVAFFIPGILGYGGGPASIPLVENEVVDRYGWMTVQEFSEVLALGNSLPGPIATKMAGYIGYDVGGVLGAFVGVFAAVAPSLIIMILLFGILLKYKDSPKVKRLTLYVRPVIAILLGVMAWSFFQESIVGIGFWQTAVIIIVSYLLLERVKWHPAFVIIGAFVYGGFFL comes from the coding sequence ATGAAGTATTGGGATATTTTTGTAGCATTTTTCATACCTGGAATACTCGGTTACGGTGGAGGACCTGCATCGATTCCACTGGTTGAGAATGAAGTTGTTGACCGGTATGGATGGATGACGGTACAGGAATTTAGTGAAGTGCTGGCACTTGGAAATTCATTGCCAGGACCCATTGCGACGAAAATGGCCGGCTATATCGGCTATGATGTCGGCGGCGTGTTGGGTGCATTTGTTGGCGTTTTTGCGGCAGTTGCTCCTTCGCTCATTATTATGATTTTATTATTTGGTATTTTATTAAAATATAAAGACTCACCGAAAGTGAAGCGATTGACTTTATATGTGCGCCCGGTTATAGCCATATTGCTTGGTGTCATGGCGTGGAGTTTTTTCCAGGAGTCAATAGTAGGAATCGGATTTTGGCAAACGGCAGTTATCATTATTGTAAGTTATTTGCTGTTGGAACGCGTTAAATGGCATCCGGCGTTTGTGATCATTGGGGCATTTGTGTATGGTGGATTCTTTTTATAG
- a CDS encoding chromate transporter yields MRTHWNIFIAFFRVGMLGYGGGPGSIPLIHKEVVDKYKWMTADEFGDLLALGNTLPGPIATKLAGYIGYRVTGLWGMINAVLASIIPTIILMIVLLTSLSSIRNFDWVQGMTAAVIPVVGVMLAVLTWQFIDKAIGGMGWLQTGIMSAIVFILLQFMNVHPGIVIGALLVIALVQKDKSKRDDGSREGGTS; encoded by the coding sequence ATGAGAACACATTGGAATATATTTATAGCTTTCTTTCGAGTCGGCATGCTTGGCTATGGTGGAGGACCAGGTTCTATCCCGCTCATTCATAAGGAAGTTGTAGACAAATATAAATGGATGACTGCTGATGAATTTGGGGATTTATTGGCGCTGGGAAACACGCTGCCGGGACCAATAGCTACAAAATTAGCCGGGTATATCGGCTATCGTGTGACAGGGCTATGGGGAATGATTAACGCAGTTCTGGCATCAATTATACCAACGATAATTTTAATGATTGTTTTATTGACTTCTTTATCGTCCATCAGAAATTTTGATTGGGTGCAGGGGATGACTGCAGCTGTCATCCCGGTTGTTGGTGTTATGTTGGCAGTGCTGACATGGCAATTTATTGATAAAGCAATAGGCGGGATGGGCTGGTTGCAGACAGGAATAATGAGCGCGATTGTTTTTATACTTCTGCAGTTTATGAATGTTCATCCTGGGATCGTGATCGGGGCGTTGCTAGTCATTGCACTGGTTCAAAAAGATAAATCAAAGCGGGATGACGGAAGCAGAGAAGGTGGCACGTCTTGA
- the ggt gene encoding gamma-glutamyltransferase: protein MMPFTNQSQPYPVTRNATYAKNGMVATSQPLASQAGLEILKKGGNAIDAAIATAACLTVVEPTSNGIGSDAFALVWTKDKLHGLNASGRSPKSISIDKVKEKGYDGIPTHGWVPVTVPGAPSAWVELSKEFGKLSLKEVLEPAITYASEGYPISPVLGKFWKKAYTNFKANLTDDVFNNWFKTFAPNGRPPKVGEMWSSPDHAKTLQSIAETDGESFYHGELAEKIAAFSQENGGFLSSTDLAEHKAEWVDPIKVNYRGYDVWEIPPNGQGIVALQALNMLKGFEFKEKEAVDTYHKQIEAIKLAFADGQRHVTQENHMHYNSNQILSEAYAQTRRKLISEEAMQPEAGEPFGSGTVYLATADNEGNMVSFIQSNYMGFGSGIVVPGTGIALQNRGHNFSMDPDHVNALQGGKQTYHTIIPGFLTKGAQPVGPFGVMGGFMQPQGHVQVVMNTIDFGLNPQAALDAPRWQWMKDKRVEVEHRFAHHLAQELAEIGHDIHIQLEPNSFGRGQIIWRDPDTGVFVGGTEARTDGTISAW, encoded by the coding sequence ATGATGCCTTTTACGAACCAATCTCAACCTTATCCTGTTACACGAAATGCAACATATGCAAAAAACGGTATGGTAGCAACATCACAGCCGCTAGCCTCACAAGCCGGGTTGGAAATTTTGAAAAAAGGAGGCAATGCGATTGACGCAGCAATTGCTACTGCAGCTTGTCTGACTGTTGTAGAGCCAACTTCAAATGGTATCGGCAGCGATGCATTTGCACTTGTGTGGACAAAAGATAAACTGCATGGACTGAATGCAAGCGGTCGGTCTCCTAAAAGTATATCGATCGATAAGGTGAAAGAAAAGGGATACGACGGGATTCCTACACATGGATGGGTTCCAGTTACCGTACCTGGTGCACCCAGCGCATGGGTCGAGCTTTCGAAGGAATTTGGTAAACTATCATTAAAAGAAGTATTGGAACCAGCTATCACATACGCATCAGAAGGGTACCCAATATCCCCTGTATTAGGTAAATTTTGGAAAAAAGCATACACCAATTTTAAAGCGAACTTAACCGATGATGTTTTCAATAATTGGTTTAAAACCTTCGCGCCAAATGGACGTCCGCCCAAAGTAGGGGAAATGTGGTCATCCCCGGATCATGCAAAAACACTACAGTCGATTGCTGAAACGGATGGGGAATCTTTTTACCACGGAGAACTGGCTGAGAAAATCGCTGCATTCTCACAAGAAAATGGAGGATTTTTATCGTCGACGGATTTAGCGGAACATAAGGCGGAATGGGTCGATCCAATAAAGGTAAATTACCGAGGATACGACGTGTGGGAAATTCCGCCAAATGGGCAGGGAATTGTTGCACTGCAGGCACTCAACATGTTAAAAGGGTTTGAGTTTAAAGAAAAGGAAGCAGTGGATACCTATCATAAACAAATTGAAGCTATTAAACTAGCATTTGCAGATGGCCAGCGACATGTAACGCAGGAAAATCATATGCACTACAATTCAAACCAGATCTTAAGTGAAGCTTATGCTCAAACGCGAAGGAAATTAATTTCGGAGGAAGCGATGCAACCTGAAGCGGGAGAGCCCTTTGGTAGTGGGACGGTGTACTTGGCAACAGCGGATAATGAGGGGAATATGGTCTCCTTTATTCAGAGTAATTACATGGGATTTGGCTCTGGTATAGTCGTTCCGGGAACAGGAATAGCACTGCAGAACCGCGGTCATAATTTTTCCATGGATCCAGATCACGTCAATGCTCTTCAGGGTGGGAAACAAACGTATCACACGATTATTCCCGGATTTTTAACAAAAGGAGCGCAACCTGTAGGGCCATTCGGTGTCATGGGTGGATTTATGCAACCACAGGGTCATGTTCAGGTGGTGATGAATACGATTGATTTCGGCTTGAATCCACAAGCTGCACTCGATGCACCGAGGTGGCAATGGATGAAGGATAAAAGAGTGGAAGTGGAGCATCGCTTTGCCCATCATCTAGCACAGGAACTGGCTGAAATAGGGCATGATATACATATTCAGCTGGAACCGAACAGCTTTGGACGTGGACAGATTATTTGGCGTGATCCGGATACCGGTGTGTTCGTTGGGGGGACAGAAGCCCGGACGGACGGAACGATCTCTGCATGGTGA
- a CDS encoding Lrp/AsnC family transcriptional regulator: protein MKNDDIDKRLLEILAEDGRISYVELAEKVGLSRVAVKDRIQSLKDEGVIEKFTVVINSEKAGKKVSAFFEVDVEPKQLQQVAQNLADNPSVASIYQMTGPSTLHMHVLVEDFQMLEVFINNELYAVEGITRVESSVILKRFKSRTGYKL, encoded by the coding sequence ATGAAAAATGATGATATCGATAAAAGATTACTTGAAATACTAGCAGAGGACGGTAGGATTTCTTACGTGGAATTAGCGGAAAAAGTAGGTTTATCCCGTGTTGCAGTTAAAGATAGAATTCAAAGTCTCAAAGACGAAGGTGTCATCGAAAAATTTACCGTTGTCATTAATTCAGAAAAGGCCGGAAAAAAAGTGTCTGCCTTCTTTGAAGTGGATGTAGAACCAAAACAACTGCAGCAAGTAGCACAAAATCTCGCCGACAATCCAAGCGTAGCAAGCATCTACCAAATGACTGGTCCAAGCACCCTGCATATGCATGTGCTTGTGGAAGATTTTCAGATGCTGGAAGTGTTTATTAATAATGAATTATATGCGGTGGAAGGGATTACCCGTGTGGAGAGCTCAGTGATTTTGAAACGGTTTAAGAGCCGAACCGGGTATAAGTTATAA
- a CDS encoding alanine/glycine:cation symporter family protein: MLEWLENISGQISSFVWGLPLIILLVGTGLYLTVRLMFFSFRMLPYALKITFNKQDKDSKGDISHFQALTTSLAATVGTGNVVGVATAVVAGGPGAVFWMWITALVGMATKYSEAILGVKYRQENAKGEMSGGPMYYLEKGLGQKWLAILFAIFAVFAAIFGIGNMIQANAAAGVANDVFNIPLWATGLVFAILVGLVIIGGVKSIGRVTSVIVPVMIVFYIIAGFVIIFINFSEVPAAFGLIFSDAFTGQAVAGGAIGTVIQMGVARGLFSNEAGLGTGGIAAAAAKTDIPARQALISMTQVFIDTIIVCTVTGLALTMANLYATGVEGAALTAQSFEALLPAGGDIIVAVTLLFFIFSTIVGWAYFGEKCFTYLVGDNLTMIYRVIFVLAIIPGATLSLDTVWNFGDIFNGLMAIPNLVGLLLLSGVVVKETKRFNELRMYEKQRG, from the coding sequence GTGTTAGAATGGCTTGAAAACATAAGTGGACAAATAAGCAGTTTTGTCTGGGGTTTACCGTTAATTATTTTATTAGTTGGAACGGGGTTATACTTAACAGTACGATTAATGTTCTTTTCGTTTCGAATGTTACCTTATGCACTGAAAATCACCTTTAACAAACAGGATAAAGATTCCAAAGGTGATATTTCCCATTTCCAGGCGCTTACGACTTCCTTAGCCGCCACTGTTGGGACAGGAAATGTTGTAGGGGTAGCAACAGCTGTTGTGGCAGGTGGCCCTGGTGCCGTGTTTTGGATGTGGATCACAGCACTTGTCGGGATGGCGACGAAATATTCCGAGGCGATTCTCGGTGTAAAATATCGGCAAGAAAACGCCAAAGGGGAAATGTCCGGCGGGCCGATGTATTATCTCGAAAAAGGACTTGGACAAAAATGGCTTGCTATACTGTTTGCCATCTTTGCCGTGTTTGCAGCGATCTTCGGGATTGGTAATATGATCCAGGCAAATGCGGCTGCTGGTGTTGCCAATGATGTGTTCAACATACCACTTTGGGCCACAGGTCTTGTGTTCGCGATTCTCGTTGGACTGGTTATTATCGGCGGAGTTAAAAGTATCGGGCGCGTGACTAGTGTCATCGTGCCGGTTATGATTGTCTTTTATATCATTGCAGGTTTCGTCATCATTTTTATAAATTTCAGTGAAGTACCTGCTGCTTTTGGATTAATCTTCTCGGATGCGTTTACGGGGCAAGCTGTTGCTGGTGGGGCAATTGGAACGGTCATCCAAATGGGGGTTGCTCGCGGACTGTTTTCCAATGAAGCAGGACTTGGTACAGGGGGTATTGCTGCTGCCGCTGCTAAAACGGATATCCCTGCACGTCAGGCACTCATTTCCATGACACAAGTATTCATTGATACGATTATCGTCTGTACGGTTACAGGCCTTGCCCTAACCATGGCGAACTTATATGCAACAGGTGTGGAAGGTGCCGCGCTCACCGCACAGTCTTTCGAAGCATTACTTCCTGCAGGTGGTGACATTATCGTTGCTGTGACACTATTATTCTTTATCTTCTCCACCATTGTTGGGTGGGCTTATTTTGGAGAAAAGTGCTTTACGTATTTGGTTGGCGATAACTTAACCATGATTTACCGGGTTATCTTTGTATTAGCGATCATACCAGGGGCTACGCTGTCTCTTGACACAGTATGGAACTTTGGGGACATTTTCAATGGGTTAATGGCAATTCCGAACTTAGTTGGTTTATTACTATTATCCGGGGTTGTTGTGAAAGAAACGAAACGGTTTAATGAGTTACGCATGTATGAGAAACAGAGAGGATAA